In Mangifera indica cultivar Alphonso chromosome 1, CATAS_Mindica_2.1, whole genome shotgun sequence, a single genomic region encodes these proteins:
- the LOC123199470 gene encoding LRR receptor-like serine/threonine-protein kinase RGI3 — protein MPGTVMNCLFSPNIFFFTLFVSVISLLFSHSYSIDEQGKALLTWKNSLNCPTDALKSWNPADSSPCKWFGIHCNSNGEVVNISLNALELEGPVPSNFQSLKSLKTLIISSCSLTGTIPKEIAEYHELTSIDLSYNSLSGEIPSEICSLERLQSLDLNTNSLKGEIPPGIGNLSNLSFLSLHSNQLSGKIPKTIGELGKLQLFQAGGNYLEGEIPEEIGNCSELQSLYLFKNSLSGPIPNQIGSCKELIFMDISQNFLTGNLPKTFGELTKLEDVRLWGNAFEGEIPDDFGNCAEMRNFDAAKNFLTGKIPRGFAKLVKLKDLRLWNNSFVIAIPDYLGNCTELTSLDLSLNHITGSIPRSFGNLVKLQDVRLFNNSLTGPIPDVLGNCTELTYLSMSTNFLTGNIPRSFGKLVKLHNLRLWNNGLVGSIPDDLGNCTELTYLSISSNNLTGNIPRSFGKLVKLQELVLWNNSLVGVIPDDIGNCTDLTHLDFSINLLTGSIPRSFGKLLKLQQFRLWTNNLTGAIPDDIGNCTELTHLDLSFNLINGSIPRSFEKLVKLQELRLKKNNLVGAIPGDIGNSKELTYLDLSSNLLASNVPRSFGKLVKLQKLYLSYNLLSGALPFEIANCTELIELFLDNNNFSGGNYLEGEIPTELTNCTMLVRLGFGENNISGILPSSIGKLKRLELSFIYRTQLSGHIPEEIGNCSKLQSLMLCENLISGPIPWQIGELNKLQVLHLYKNGLKGVIPRDIENCTELTDLDLSFNLLTRGIPRSFGKLVKRHHLSLWNNSFLGAIPDDIGNCTKLIFLDFSMNLLTSNIPRSYGQLVKFQELYLGVLTFELANCTQLTHLSLKNTKFLGKLPLDPLAI, from the exons ATGCCTGGAACCGTAATGAATTGCCTGTTTTCTCCAAATATCTTCTTCTTTACCTTGTTTGTCTCAGTTAtatctcttctcttctctcatAGCTACTCCATTGATGAACAAGGCAAAGCTCTTTTAACCTGGAAGAATAGTTTAAATTGCCCCACAGATGCTTTGAAATCCTGGAATCCTGCTGACTCCAGTCCATGTAAATGGTTTGGGATCCATTGCAACTCGAATGGAGAAGTGGTGAATATAAGCCTTAATGCACTAGAATTGGAAGGTCCGGtgccttcaaattttcaatctctcaagTCCTTGAAGACCCTTATCATCTCATCATGCAGTCTCACCGGCACGATTCCAAAAGAAATTGCAGAATATCACGAGCTCACTTCCATTGATCTCAGTTACAATTCTCTGTCAGGTGAAATCCCCTCAGAAATATGCAGTCTAGAAAGATTGCAAAGTTTAGATCTCAACACCAACTCTCTTAAAGGTGAAATTCCTCCTGGCATTGGGAACTTgtcaaatctttcatttttgtcACTCCACAGCAATCAACTCAGTGGGAAAATTCCAAAAACTATTGGAGAATTGGGCAAGCTACAATTGTTCCAAGCAGGTGGGAATTATCTAGAGGGTGAAATACCAGAAGAGATTGGAAACTGCAGCGAGCTGCAGAGCCTGTACTTGTTTAAGAATTCTTTATCTGGTCCGATCCCTAACCAAATTGGAAGCTGCAAAGAGCTCATATTTATGGATATCTCACAGAATTTCCTAACGGGCAATCTACCGAAAACTTTCGGAGAACTTACAAAGCTTGAAGATGTAAGATTATGGGGTAACGCCTTTGAGGGTGAAATTCCGGATGATTTTGGAAACTGCGCAGAGATGAGGAATTTTGATGCTGCGAAGAATTTTCTAACTGGAAAAATACCTAGAGGTTTTGCAAAACTTGTTAAGCTTAAAGATCTAAGATTGTGGAACAATAGTTTTGTCATTGCAATCCCAGATTATCTTGGAAACTGCACAGAGTTGACATCCTTGGATCTCTCATTGAATCATATAACTGGTAGCATACCAAGAAGTTTTGGAAACCTTGTGAAGCTTCAAGATGTAAGATTATTTAACAACAGTTTAACAGGTCCAATTCCTGATGTTCTTGGAAACTGTACAGAGCTAACATACTTGAGTATGTCAACAAATTTTCTAACTGGCAACATACCAAGAAGTTTTGGAAAACTTGTGAAGCTTCATAATCTAAGATTATGGAACAACGGTTTAGTAGGTTCAATTCCAGATGATCTTGGAAACTGCACAGAGCTGACATACTTGAGTATCTCATCCAATAATCTAACTGGCAACATACCAAGAAGTTTCGGAAAACTTGTGAAGCTTCAAGAATTAGTATTATGGAATAACAGCTTAGTGGGCGTAATTCCAGATGATATTGGAAATTGCACAGATTTGACACACTTGGATTTCTCAATCAATCTTCTAACCGGTAGCATACCAAGAAGTTTTGGAAAACTTTTGAAGCTTCAACAATTTAGACTATGGACCAACAACTTAACCGGTGCAATTCCAGATGATATTGGAAACTGCACAGAGCTGACACACTTGGATCTCTCATTCAATCTTATAAATGGTAGCATACCAAGAAGTTTTGAAAAACTTGTGAAGCTTCAGGAATTaagattaaagaaaaacaatttagTGGGCGCAATTCCAGGTGATATTGGAAACTCTAAAGAGCTTACGTACTTGGATCTCTCATCCAATCTTCTAGCAAGTAACGTACCAAGAAGTTTTGGAAAACTTGTGAAGCTACAAAAGCTTTACTTAAGTTACAATCTATTGTCAGGTGCATTACCTTTTGAAATTGCAAACTGCACAGAGCTCATCGAACTGTTTTTAGACAACAATAACTTTTCAG GTGGGAATTATCTCGAGGGTGAGATACCAACAGAGTTAACAAACTGCACCATGTTAGTTCGGTTAGGTTTTGGTGAAAACAATATTTCTGGAATTCTTCCATCGTCAATTGGAAAGCTGAAAAGACTTGAACTATCATTCATTTATAGAACACAGCTCTCAGGTCATATCCCAGAAGAGATTGGAAACTGCAGCAAGTTGCAGTCCCTGATGTTGTGTGAGAATTTAATATCTGGCCCAATTCCATGGCAAATTGGGGAGCTCAACAAGCTTCAAGTGTTACACTTATATAAGAACGGGTTGAAGGGAGTGATTCCACGAGATATTGAAAACTGCACAGAGCTAACGGACTTGGATCTCTCATTCAATCTTCTAACAAGAGGGATACCAAGAAGTTTTGGAAAACTTGTGAAGCGTCATCATTTATCATTATGGAACAACAGCTTCTTGGGTGCAATTCCAGATGATATTGGAAACTGCACAAAACTTATATTCTTGGATTTCTCTATGAATCTTCTAACCAGCAATATACCGAGAAGCTATGGACAACTTGTGAAGTTTCAAGAGCTTTACTTAGGTGTATTAACTTTTGAACTTGCAAACTGCACACAACTCACCCATCTGTCCTTAAAAAACACTAAATTTTTGGGAAAGCTTCCTCTTGATCCATTGGCAATCTAG
- the LOC123212982 gene encoding kinesin-like protein KIN-14F yields MPQETNYSSSILTSPCKNLRGLKSLVSNNEASSYTEEIINDYELAQRKAEEAAARRYQAAEWLTQMDQGASGVLPKEPSEEEFRLALRNGLILCNVLNKVNPGAILKVVENPIIAVQSTEGAAQSAIQYFENMRNFLVAVKNMQLLTFEASDLEKGGSSSKVVDCILCLKGYYEWRQSGGIGVWRYGGTVKITSFPTRPPSLVGSESADDSFDESESSQYEQLLEFLHFSNEVSIEESKTANALAFLFDRFGLRLLQAYLRETNGMEEFPLNAMVIDTLLSKVVKDFSALLVSQGTQLGLFLKKILKGEVGPLTRADFMEAISQYLGRKASLVSGDFSKFCVCGGKREVVQHTVNQCTGHEEVIDFQEKQLQELKQQYQETKEEVQQIQSNWEDELNRLEHYIKNLEVASSSYQKVLEENRVLYNQVQDLKGTIRVYCRVRPFLPGQSYGQSTVDYIGENGNIMVVNPFKQGKDARKMFLFNKVFAPNVSQEQIYVDTQPLIRSVLDGYNVCIFAYGQTGSGKTYTMSGPDLTTEETWGVNYRALRDLFQISKTRGDAIKYEVGVQMIEIYNEQVRDLLVSDGSNRRLDIRNTAQSNGLNVPDASLIPVASTEDVLDLMKIGQKNRAVGATALNERSSRSHSVLTVHVLGKELVTGSILKGCLHLVDLAGSERVDKSEAVGERLKEAQHINRSLSALGDVISALAQKSTHIPYRNSKLTQVLQDSLGGQAKTLMLVHINPESNAIGETISTLKFAERVSSIELGAAKSNKESGEIQELKEEISNLKQQLERKEAELEQLKGASTRNTTETQKPRAVSPFQVPKCGISGNLKPDSNQIEARSCSSGKQRRSRFPSAFTDKEQLPRMPLSSEDRIVESSKTRTPSPSVRRSISTDRGAVIRNRVKAETIENQPVGRVPFPARVPVNKSIAVLPSVTQSTDNNNSKVYIGPQETKKQDNVSDTLSSLQKVTSRRVYPDHEDDQFRQALNIRQGGIRKSKPESKAKSKHQLPSRIQKSDTGISLLSDIDAGEKIEEARTNDFSERENEVLLVPAVNDALKAKKVRQNFSRNSQNLEPRGQVQQAEPALAAKHENKLPIGQNQQAKEGSNTSMPELRRSRSTPRGKFLVMP; encoded by the exons ATGCCACAGGAAACAAATTACTCCAGTTCAATTTTAACCTCTCCTTGCAAGAATTTGAGAGGATTAAAGTCTTTGGTATCAAACAATGAAGCTTCTTCATACACTGAAGAGATTATTAATGACTATGAACTTGCTCAAAGAAAAGCTGAAGAAGCAG CTGCAAGGAGGTATCAAGCAGCTGAATGGCTAACGCAGATGGACCAAGGTGCATCAGGGGTCCTACCCAAAGAACCCTCTGAAGAAGAATTTCGCCTTGCTCTTCGCAATGGCCTCATTTTGTGCAATGTGCTTAACAAAGTCAATCCTGGAGCTATTCTTAAG GTGGTGGAAAATCCAATTATTGCTGTTCAGTCAACAGAGGGAGCAGCACAGTCTGCAATTCAGTATTTTGAGAACATGAGGAACTTCCTTGTGGCTGTTAAGAATATGCAGCTCTTGACTTTTGAAGCATCTGACTTGGAAAAG GGAGGCTCATCAAGTAAAGTTGTGGATTGCATTCTTTGTTTGAAAGGATATTATGAGTGGAGGCAATCTGGAGGAATTGGGGTGTGGAGGTATGGAGGGACTGTCAAGATCACTTCCTTCCCAACCCGCCCACCCTCCTTGGTTGGTAGTGAAAGCGCTGATGATTCCTTTGATGAATCTGAATCATCACAATATGAACAACTATTGGAGTTTCTTCATTTTTCCAATGAGGTCTCCATTGAAGAATCCAAGACTGCAAATGCTCTGGCATTCCTTTTTGATCGTTTTGGACTTCGACTTCTACAGGCTTACCTTAGAGAGACTAATGGGATGGAAGAGTTTCCTTTGAATGCAATG GTTATTGATACTTTACTCAGCAAGGTAGTTAAGGATTTCTCAGCATTGCTGGTTTCCCAAGGCACTCAACTTGGACTgttcttgaaaaaaattttgaaaggtgAAGTTGGCCCTCTAACAAGAGCTGATTTTATGGAGGCCATTTCGCAATATCTTGGTCGGAAAGCTAGTTTGGTATCTGGTGATTTCTCCAAATTCTGTGTTTGTGGTGGGAAACGTGAAGTTGTTCAACATACAGTTAATCAATGTACAGGTCATGAAGAAGTGATTGATTTTCAAGAGAAACAACTTCAG GAGTTGAAACAACAATATcaggaaacaaaagaagaagtccaacaaattcaatcaaattgggAGGATGAACTCAATCGTCTTG aacattatattaaaaatcttgaaGTGGCCTCTTCTTCATACCAGAAGGTTTTAGAGGAAAACCGAGTACTTTACAATCAAGTCCAAGATCTTAAAG GAACAATAAGAGTTTACTGTAGAGTTAGGCCATTTTTACCAGGGCAATCCTATGGACAATCAACTGTTGATTATATTGGTGAAAATGGAAATATCATGGTTGTAAATCCTTTCAAACAAGGCAAAGATGCAAGAAAGATGTTCTTATTCAATAAGGTGTTTGCACCAAATGTCTCACAAG AGCAAATATATGTCGATACTCAACCATTGATCAGGTCGGTTCTGGATGGTTATAATGTCTGCATATTTGCATATGGACAGACTGGCTCCGGAAAAACATATACGATG AGTGGCCCAGATTTAACAACAGAGGAGACATGGGGTGTAAACTACCGAGCTCTGCGTgacttatttcaaatatcaaagACAAGGGGCGACGCTATAAAGTATGAGGTTGGAGTCCAGATGATTGAAATATACAATGAACAAGTTAGAGATTTGTTAGTCAGTGATGGCTCCAATAGAAG ATTAGACATACGTAACACTGCTCAGTCGAATGGCCTTAATGTACCAGATGCAAGTTTGATTCCTGTTGCAAGCACTGAAGATGTTCttgatttgatgaaaattgGCCAGAAGAATCGTGCTGTTGGCGCCACTGCTCTAAATGAGCGAAGCAGTCGTTCTCACAG TGTTTTGACAGTTCACGTCCTGGGAAAAGAATTAGTCACAGGATCCATTCTTAAGGGTTGCCTTCATCTAGTGGATTTGGCTGGAAGCGAAAGAGTTGATAAATCTGAAGCAGTTGGTGAGAGGTTGAAGGAAGCTCAACATATAAACCGATCACTTTCAGCGCTTGGAGATGTCATCTCAGCTCTTGCGCAAAAGAGTACACATATTCCTTACAGGAACAGCAAGCTTACTCAAGTATTGCAGGATTCTCTAG GTGGGCAAGCGAAAACATTAATGCTTGTGCACATAAATCCTGAATCAAATGCAATTGGAGAGACCATTAGTACACTCAAGTTTGCCGAGAGGGTGTCCTCCATAGAACTTGGTGCTGCCAAATCCAACAAAGAAAGTGGTGAAATTCAAGAACTTAAAGAAGAG ATATCAAACCTCAAACAACAATTAGAGAGAAAGGAGGCGGAGTTGGAACAACTAAAAGGTGCAAGTACAAGAAACACAACAGAAACTCAAAAACCAAGAGCAGTTTCGCCTTTTCAAGTGCCAAAATGCGGTATCAGTGGTAACTTGAAGcctgattcaaatcaaattgag GCCAGAAGCTGTTCTTCAGGCAAGCAAAGGAGGTCAAGATTTCCTTCCGCCTTCACGGACAAGGAACAACTACCTAGAATGCCTCTTTCGTCTGAAGATAGAATAGTAGAGTCTTCAAAGACAAGAACACCATCCCCTTCTGTTAGAAGATCAATATCAACTGATAGAGGAGCTGTTATCAGAAACAGGGTGAAGGCTGAAACAATTGAGAACCAACCAGTTGGTCGAGTTCCATTTCCTGCCAGAGTACCAGTCAATAAGTCCATTGCAGTATTACCATCAGTCACACAGTCAACAGATAACAACAACTCCAAGGTATATATAGGTCCACAAGAAACAAAAAAGCAGGATAATGTATCAGATACACTGTCCAGCCTCCAAAAGGTCACCTCGCGAAGAGTTTACCCAGATCATGAAGATGACCAATTCAGGCAAGCACTTAATATAAGACAAGGTGGCATCAGAAAAAGCAAGCCAGAGAGCAAGGCAAAGTCGAAGCATCAACTGCCATCTAGGATCCAGAAATCTGATACGGGGATTTCATTGCTTTCTGATATTGATGCTGGTGAAAAGATTGAGGAGGCTAGAACAAATGACTTCTCTGAGAGAGAAAATGAGGTTCTACTTGTGCCAGCGGTGAATGATGCCTTGAAGGCAAAGAAAGTTCGACAAAACTTCTCAAGGAATTCACAAAATCTTGAACCAAG GGGACAAGTGCAGCAAGCAGAACCAGCTTTGGCTGCAAAACACGAAAACAAGCTTCCAATTGGTCAAAATCAGCAAGCAAAGGAAGGAAGCAACACATCAATGCCGGAACTTAGGAGGAGTCGATCAACTCCTCGAGGAAAGTTTTTGGTAATGCCTTGA